The Pseudomonas viciae genomic interval CGAATCTACGACGCCAACCGAGTAAGTCGTTTGCGACAGCAATACAGCCCGATACCGCTAAGCAGGCTGTAGCTGAGCAGACCGAGCCAGGCCACGGAACTGGCCGACCACAACCCGACCAGCGGCGCCAACCACACCAGCGGCAGGTTCGAGGCCAGCCGCAACAGCTCCAGCCTCAGCGCCCATGGGCGATTCTCCAGGGCCACGCCCAGCACGAACAAACCCAACGCCACCGTGCCCCAACCCAGCACCAGGGCGGCGACCGGCAAGCTGTTCTCCAGGTTCATCAAGTAGCTGCCCAACGCGATATAGACGCAGAACTGCAGCGCCACGTACCACTGTTGATGCCCGTCCAGCGGCACCTCGAATTTGCGGAACTGACTCAGGTCCGGCTTGTTCAGCGGGAACCTGGCGGCCACGTCCGCCGGCCGCCATCCGGTGGGCATGAACCAGATCCGCAGCTTGTCCCAGCCGCGCTCGGCCCGTCGGGCATCCGCCCATAGCTGTGCATAAAACTGCAGGTTCGCCCACAACGGATTCCAGCTGGCCAGCGGCGTGGTCACGCCAAAAATCACCGGCTCGTTGTCGTCCTCTTCCTGGAAGGTGCCAAACAGACGGTCCCAAATAATGAACACCCCGCCGTAGTTACGATCCATGTAGAGAGGGTTCTGTGCATGGTGGGCACGATGATTGGAGGGCGTAACGAAGCACCACTCCAGCCAGCCGAGCTTGGGAATATGTTGGGTGTGGACCCAGAACTGGTACAGCAGATTCAACGCCGCAACGCTGACGAACACCACCAGCGGCACGCCGAGCACAGCCAGCGGCAGGTAGAAAATCCAGCTCAGCACAAACCCGGTGCTGGTCTGGCGCAACGCGGTGGAAAGGTTGTAGTCCTCGCTCTGGTGGTGCACCGAATGAGCGGCCCAGAGGATGTTGCGCTCATGGCCCAGGCGGTGCAGCCAGTAGTAGCAGAAGTCGTAGAACACGAAAGCGAACACCCAGACCCAGGCCTGGTCAGCAGCCAATTGAATGACGGCCAGATGCTCCACCGCAAAGGCGTAGGTCACCAGCCCCACACCCTTGGTCAACAGGCCAGTGGTGGTGGACAGCACACCGGTGCTCAGGCTGTTGATCGCGTCCGCCAAACGGTAGTGGCTCACGCCTCGCCAGCGATCAACCAGCAACTCGACGGCAATCAGCACGAAGAAGAACGGCACGGCATACAGAATGAAATTCATGACGCGACCCGAGCATGGAGTTAACCGGCAGATTAGGTGTAGCCGCTGGAGAACCCTATGGCAACGAGTGACAAATTAGTGGACATTTAACGCCATGAATCTGGAGAAAAACCCATGAGCAAAAAAATTGCAGTGATCCTTTCCGGCTGTGGCGTGTATGACGGCGCCGAGATCCACGAAAGCGTGATCACCTTGCTGCGTCTCGACCAACGTGGGGCACAGGTGCAGTGTTTTGCCCCCAACATTGCCCAACTGCATGTGATCAATCACCTGAGCGGCGAAGAAATGCCCGAGAGTCGTAACGTGCTGGTGGAATCGGCGCGGATCGCCCGGGGCAACGTGAAGGATTTGCGCGAAGCCAGGGCCGAGGATTTCGACGCCTTGATCGTACCCGGCGGCTTTGGCTCGGCGAAAAACCTCTCCAACTTTGCCGTCGAAGGCCCGGGTTGCAGCGTCCAGCCAGAAGTCCTGGCGCTGGCCGAGGCCTTTGCCGAAGCCGGCAAACCGGTGGGGCTGATCTGCATTTCCCCAGCCCTGGCGGCGAAAATCTATGGCCCTGGCGTGGTCTGCACCATCGGCAACGATGCCGACACCGCCGCCGCCGTGGTCAAGATGGGCGGCACTCACGAGGAATGTACCGTCACCGACATCGTCGAAGATACCGCACGCAAACTGGTCAGCACCCCGGCCTACATGCTTGCGCAGAACATCAGCGAAGCGGCCTCGGGCATCAATAAGCTGGTGGACCGGGTGTTGGAGTTGACGCACGAAAACGACGTCTGACACCGCACTCGCCCTGGTGGGAGCGGGCTTGCTCGCGAAGGCGTCGGTTCAGTTGGCCTATCTATTGGCTGACACACCGCTTTCGCGAGCAAGCCCACTCCCACAGGGGATCTAGGCAAGACTCAGGAGATTCGAGCCAACCGCGTCAATATCCGGTCCAGAGCATTGGCAAACCCCTGCTTGTCCCGCTCGCTGTACGCCGCCGGGCCGCCGCCCATGTGGCCTTGTTCACGCAAGTCGGTGAACAGGTTGCGCACCGCCAGTCGATCGCCCATGTTCTGGGCATCGAATTCCTTGCCCCGCGGGTCAAGGGCTGCAACGCCGTTCTTCACCAGCCGGTCGGCCAGGGGCACGTCACTGCAAATGACCAGCTCGCCGGGTACCGCGTGCTCCATCAGGTAATCATCCGCCGCGTCAGGGCCGCTGGGCACCACGATCAGCTTCACGCAGGCCAGGCCCGGCTTGATCTGCGGCTGACCGGCCACCAGCACCACTTCGAACTGACGCTTGAGGGCGAACTTGACCACCAGATCCTTCGCGGCCTTGGGGCAGGCGTCGGCGTCGATCCATACACGCATTGGGTTGCTTCCTCTGTTTAAAAGCATCGCGGGCAAGCCTTGCTCCCACAGGTGAGTGCTGACTGGGGGAGCAAGGCTTGCCCGCGATGATGAGCGCAGCGAATGCTGTTCAGGAAACCTGGACCCGACGCTTCTCCGCCACCCAACTACGTCCATATAGCACCATGATCGCCAGGATCGCGACCACTTGAGCGGTCAGCGAATAGGCATCGGCATGAATACCCAACCAGTCGAAGTCGAAGAACGCCACCGGATGGGTGCCAAAGATCCCGGCTTCCTGCAATGCCTTCACACCATGGCCGGCGAACACTACCGACAGTGCGCACAGCAACGCGGCATTGATGCTGAAGAACAGCGCCAGTGGCAGTTTCGCCGAGCCGCGCAGGATTACCCAGGCCAACCCGACCAGCAATACCAACGCCGTCGCGCCGCCCGCAAGCACCGCGTCATGGCCGGCGGGGCCAGCCTGCAGCCACAGGGTTTCGTAGAACAGGATCACTTCGAACAGTTCACGATAAACCGAGAAGAACGCCAGGATCGCGAAACCAAAACGCCCGCCGCCGCCCACCAGACTGCTCTTGATGTAATCCTGCCAGGCCGCCGCATGACGCCGGTCGTGCATCCAGACACCCAGCCACAGCACCATCACACTGGCAAACAACGCCGTCGCACCTTCGAGCAACTCACGCTGGGCACCGCTGACGTCAATCACATACGCCGCCAACCCCCACGTCGCCAGGCCAGCCAACAGCGCCAGGCCCCAACCGACGTTGACGCTGCGAACTGCCGACTGCTGGCCGGTGTTGCGCAGGAACGCCAGGATCGCCGCCAGCACCAGGATCGCTTCCAACCCTTCGCGTAACAGAATCAACAACCCTGAAATGTAGCTCAGCGACCAGCTCAAGCCATCGCCGCCCAGCAGGCCGGCGGATTCCTTCAATTTAGTCTTGGCCGCGTCCAGGCGCTGTTCGGCCTGCTCGACCGGCAAGCCATCCTGCAAGGACTGTCGATAAGCCATCAGCGACTTTTCGGTGTCCTTGCGCACGTTGGCATCGACGTTATCCAGCGAGCTTTCCA includes:
- a CDS encoding sterol desaturase family protein, producing the protein MNFILYAVPFFFVLIAVELLVDRWRGVSHYRLADAINSLSTGVLSTTTGLLTKGVGLVTYAFAVEHLAVIQLAADQAWVWVFAFVFYDFCYYWLHRLGHERNILWAAHSVHHQSEDYNLSTALRQTSTGFVLSWIFYLPLAVLGVPLVVFVSVAALNLLYQFWVHTQHIPKLGWLEWCFVTPSNHRAHHAQNPLYMDRNYGGVFIIWDRLFGTFQEEDDNEPVIFGVTTPLASWNPLWANLQFYAQLWADARRAERGWDKLRIWFMPTGWRPADVAARFPLNKPDLSQFRKFEVPLDGHQQWYVALQFCVYIALGSYLMNLENSLPVAALVLGWGTVALGLFVLGVALENRPWALRLELLRLASNLPLVWLAPLVGLWSASSVAWLGLLSYSLLSGIGLYCCRKRLTRLAS
- the elbB gene encoding isoprenoid biosynthesis glyoxalase ElbB yields the protein MSKKIAVILSGCGVYDGAEIHESVITLLRLDQRGAQVQCFAPNIAQLHVINHLSGEEMPESRNVLVESARIARGNVKDLREARAEDFDALIVPGGFGSAKNLSNFAVEGPGCSVQPEVLALAEAFAEAGKPVGLICISPALAAKIYGPGVVCTIGNDADTAAAVVKMGGTHEECTVTDIVEDTARKLVSTPAYMLAQNISEAASGINKLVDRVLELTHENDV
- a CDS encoding YaiI/YqxD family protein, with protein sequence MRVWIDADACPKAAKDLVVKFALKRQFEVVLVAGQPQIKPGLACVKLIVVPSGPDAADDYLMEHAVPGELVICSDVPLADRLVKNGVAALDPRGKEFDAQNMGDRLAVRNLFTDLREQGHMGGGPAAYSERDKQGFANALDRILTRLARIS
- a CDS encoding cytochrome c/FTR1 family iron permease; the protein is MAAPFRILAWLALPLLALCSTPLLADTVEGAPQALHLLDYIGADYPVTVEAGKVVDEAEYREQLEFTQAVEGLIAALPAKPEKAELTQGIGALRSAITQRQDGGDVARLARQLGARLAVAYEVSQAPVITPDPTRGAPLYAQHCSVCHGDSGAGDGPAGVGLEPPPANLRDGQRLDRLSLYAIYNTLGMGVEGTDMPAFADQLDDRQRWDLATYIASFSADPAAAKSEQTYNLADLARQTPAEVLAAQGPAAAATFRAQRAQPPQVQRGPAQLLDYTAATLDKSIAAYRAGDHDQAYDLSVAAYLEGFELVESSLDNVDANVRKDTEKSLMAYRQSLQDGLPVEQAEQRLDAAKTKLKESAGLLGGDGLSWSLSYISGLLILLREGLEAILVLAAILAFLRNTGQQSAVRSVNVGWGLALLAGLATWGLAAYVIDVSGAQRELLEGATALFASVMVLWLGVWMHDRRHAAAWQDYIKSSLVGGGGRFGFAILAFFSVYRELFEVILFYETLWLQAGPAGHDAVLAGGATALVLLVGLAWVILRGSAKLPLALFFSINAALLCALSVVFAGHGVKALQEAGIFGTHPVAFFDFDWLGIHADAYSLTAQVVAILAIMVLYGRSWVAEKRRVQVS